A window of Marinobacter salarius contains these coding sequences:
- a CDS encoding CidA/LrgA family protein — protein MSMLRGFLTLVLCFMLGEALRLVFLIPVSGGVLGMILMTITLMLKGSVSDDLATASQGLISVLVLLIMPGVVGVFFSADQFSGQWLAVAGALLVGTFLSVLTTLLLMASLVKAGQRRASDD, from the coding sequence ATGTCGATGTTGCGGGGTTTCCTGACTCTGGTTTTATGTTTCATGCTTGGCGAAGCCTTGCGACTGGTTTTCCTGATTCCGGTCAGCGGCGGTGTGCTGGGCATGATTCTGATGACAATCACGCTGATGCTTAAGGGCAGTGTCAGTGATGACCTGGCCACGGCGAGCCAGGGACTGATTTCGGTGCTGGTGCTGCTGATCATGCCGGGCGTGGTGGGTGTGTTCTTCTCTGCTGATCAGTTCAGCGGCCAGTGGCTGGCGGTGGCGGGGGCGCTCTTGGTGGGCACCTTTTTGAGTGTGCTGACCACGCTGCTGCTGATGGCGTCTCTGGTCAAGGCAGGGCAGCGGAGAGCATCGGATGACTGA
- a CDS encoding ABC transporter substrate-binding protein has product MKTLLTAFVGSMALATAPMAMSAEANKELKMAYDADPVSLDIHEQLSGGMLQLSHMTFDPLIRWTKDLGFEPRLAKSWERIDENTMRFELREGVNFHSGNELTAKDVKFTFNRLKQSQDYKAIFKPFSELKVIDDYTFELVTNEPYPLLLNTATYIFPLDSEFYTGKTESGKDKSAITKHGNSFASENLSGTGPYVITGRQQGVRVEFERFDDYWDTESPGNVGKIVLTPIKENNTRVSALLSGGVDFIAPVPPTDLERIRRDKNADLVTMSGTRIILFHMNQDRVEAFKNPKVREAIAYAINQEGIAAKIMKGFATPAAQMSPEGYQGHNESLATRFDVEKAQQLMKEAGYEDGFTISMMAPNNRYVNDDKIAQAVAAMLARINIKVDLKTLPKAQYWPEYDARAADMMMIGWHADTEDSANFYEFLTFCPDADSGSGQYNAGNYCNPEIDELVNKANVETDLNKRTAMLKEVEQRLYDDAAFVPLHWQDLAWASKKNVKIEPILNVMNFPYLGDLVVE; this is encoded by the coding sequence ATGAAAACACTACTGACTGCTTTTGTTGGTTCCATGGCCCTGGCAACAGCCCCGATGGCGATGTCTGCCGAGGCGAACAAGGAACTGAAAATGGCGTACGACGCCGACCCTGTAAGCCTGGACATTCACGAACAGCTCTCCGGCGGCATGTTGCAGCTAAGCCACATGACCTTTGATCCCCTGATCCGCTGGACCAAGGATCTCGGCTTCGAGCCGCGTCTGGCAAAAAGCTGGGAGCGTATTGACGAGAACACCATGCGCTTCGAGTTGCGTGAAGGTGTGAATTTTCACTCTGGCAACGAGCTGACCGCCAAAGACGTCAAGTTCACCTTTAATCGCCTGAAGCAGAGCCAGGACTATAAAGCCATCTTCAAACCGTTCAGCGAACTCAAGGTGATTGATGACTACACCTTTGAGCTGGTGACCAACGAGCCATACCCGCTGCTGCTGAACACCGCGACTTACATCTTCCCGCTGGACAGCGAGTTTTACACCGGTAAGACCGAAAGCGGGAAAGACAAGAGCGCCATCACCAAGCACGGCAATTCTTTTGCTTCCGAGAATCTGTCCGGCACAGGCCCTTATGTCATTACCGGTCGTCAGCAGGGCGTGCGTGTCGAGTTTGAGCGCTTCGACGATTACTGGGACACCGAGTCACCGGGTAACGTCGGCAAGATCGTGCTGACTCCGATCAAGGAAAACAACACCCGTGTCTCCGCGCTGCTGTCTGGCGGTGTGGATTTCATTGCACCGGTGCCGCCGACCGATCTGGAGCGTATTCGCCGTGACAAGAACGCCGATCTGGTGACCATGAGCGGTACCCGCATCATCCTGTTCCACATGAACCAGGACCGGGTTGAAGCGTTCAAGAACCCGAAAGTGCGCGAGGCCATTGCCTATGCCATCAACCAGGAAGGCATTGCCGCCAAGATCATGAAGGGCTTCGCTACCCCGGCCGCTCAGATGTCGCCGGAAGGTTACCAGGGCCACAACGAATCCCTGGCAACGCGGTTTGACGTCGAAAAAGCCCAGCAGTTGATGAAAGAAGCCGGTTATGAAGACGGTTTCACCATCTCCATGATGGCGCCCAATAACCGTTACGTGAATGACGACAAGATCGCCCAGGCGGTTGCCGCCATGCTGGCGCGTATCAACATCAAGGTGGATCTGAAAACGCTGCCGAAAGCCCAATACTGGCCGGAGTATGACGCCCGCGCCGCCGACATGATGATGATAGGCTGGCACGCAGACACCGAGGACTCCGCCAACTTCTACGAGTTCCTGACCTTCTGCCCGGATGCGGATAGCGGTTCGGGCCAGTACAACGCCGGTAACTACTGCAACCCGGAGATCGATGAGCTGGTCAACAAGGCCAACGTCGAGACGGATCTGAACAAGCGCACGGCCATGCTGAAAGAGGTGGAGCAGCGCCTGTATGACGACGCAGCGTTCGTTCCCCTGCACTGGCAGGACCTGGCCTGGGCCAGCAAGAAGAACGTGAAGATCGAACCGATCCTCAACGTGATGAACTTCCCGTACCTGGGCGACCTGGTCGTGGAGTAA
- a CDS encoding ABC transporter permease: MLAFLVQRISQAVLVMFVISVIAFAIQDGLGDPLQQMVGMSVSQDEREAIREEMGLNDPLVVQYVRFAGNALQGDLGISYFYGKPTMDVILEHLPATLELVIGASLIIIVFSVPIGVFAAIRPQAWLSKFFMGVSTVGISIPVFLTAIVLIQIFSIGITVDWFPQDAGWGQWLNAALSTEGGLPSYGRGDDLTPLFGTWESGFFSQGGLLHLILPSVSLASIMLPLFIRLIRAEMMEVLQSDYIRYARAKGLSSSRVYFLHALKNTMLPVITVGGVQIGIMVAYTILTETVFQWPGVGLMFLEAITRSDIPLIVAYLMVVGLIFVITNTVVDLIYGLVNPTVKLTGKKA; this comes from the coding sequence ATGTTAGCGTTTTTGGTTCAGCGAATTTCCCAGGCCGTACTGGTCATGTTCGTGATCAGTGTGATTGCTTTCGCCATTCAGGATGGCCTGGGCGACCCGCTTCAACAGATGGTGGGCATGTCCGTCTCGCAGGATGAGCGGGAAGCGATCCGTGAGGAAATGGGACTGAATGACCCATTGGTTGTGCAATACGTCCGGTTTGCCGGTAACGCCCTGCAGGGTGACCTGGGTATTTCCTATTTTTACGGAAAGCCCACCATGGACGTAATCCTTGAGCACCTGCCGGCCACCCTCGAGCTGGTGATCGGCGCCAGCCTGATTATTATTGTGTTCTCGGTGCCCATCGGGGTGTTCGCCGCGATTCGCCCTCAGGCATGGCTGTCCAAATTCTTCATGGGGGTCAGTACCGTCGGGATTTCCATTCCGGTGTTCCTGACCGCCATCGTACTGATTCAGATTTTCTCGATCGGTATCACCGTCGACTGGTTCCCGCAGGATGCTGGCTGGGGGCAGTGGCTGAACGCCGCACTATCCACTGAAGGCGGATTGCCGTCCTACGGTCGGGGTGATGACCTGACGCCGTTATTCGGCACCTGGGAATCCGGCTTTTTCTCCCAGGGCGGCCTCCTGCACCTGATTCTGCCGTCGGTATCGCTGGCGTCCATCATGCTGCCGCTGTTCATCCGCCTGATCCGTGCGGAAATGATGGAAGTGCTGCAGAGCGACTACATCCGGTACGCCCGCGCCAAGGGCCTGAGCTCTTCCCGGGTCTATTTCCTGCACGCGCTCAAGAACACCATGCTGCCGGTGATTACCGTGGGCGGTGTGCAGATCGGCATCATGGTGGCCTACACCATTCTTACGGAAACCGTGTTCCAGTGGCCCGGTGTCGGGCTGATGTTCCTGGAGGCCATCACCCGCAGCGATATTCCCCTGATCGTGGCGTACCTGATGGTGGTAGGCCTGATATTCGTGATTACCAATACCGTGGTGGATCTGATCTACGGTCTGGTGAATCCCACCGTAAAACTGACAGGTAAGAAAGCATGA
- a CDS encoding LrgB family protein, giving the protein MTDLLERFLALPNTLSASPILAIGLTLGAFFAGNWLFRRMGRPLWLPPVVLSAFLLSATIALLSLDYARYQQGAQWLMLLLGPATVALGIPLYQQMHHVRALWRPILCTLPIAATLAAVYAVVIAWALGATPLVLASLAPKSVTAPIAIGITEQLGGSVPLMMGGLLVTGVVATLFVDLLSRALSITDDRILGFALGLNGHAVGTARAFEISRTAGAFASLGMGLTGVFTALILPLAFRLW; this is encoded by the coding sequence ATGACTGATCTCCTGGAGCGTTTTCTCGCACTTCCCAATACCCTGTCTGCGAGCCCGATACTGGCGATTGGGTTAACCCTGGGCGCTTTCTTTGCGGGCAACTGGCTTTTCCGGAGGATGGGGCGCCCGCTTTGGTTACCACCAGTGGTGCTTTCGGCCTTCCTGTTGTCGGCCACCATCGCGCTACTGTCACTGGATTACGCCCGGTATCAGCAGGGAGCCCAGTGGCTGATGCTGTTGCTCGGGCCAGCCACCGTCGCGCTCGGTATACCGTTGTACCAGCAGATGCACCACGTGCGGGCGTTGTGGCGTCCGATTCTGTGCACCCTGCCAATAGCGGCCACCCTGGCGGCCGTATATGCGGTCGTGATCGCCTGGGCTCTCGGGGCGACACCTCTGGTGCTGGCGTCCCTGGCGCCGAAGTCGGTGACCGCGCCCATTGCCATTGGTATTACCGAACAACTGGGCGGTTCGGTGCCGCTGATGATGGGCGGGCTTCTGGTGACCGGTGTTGTCGCAACGCTCTTTGTCGACCTGCTTTCCAGGGCGCTGTCGATCACCGATGACCGCATTCTGGGTTTTGCGCTCGGGCTGAACGGCCATGCGGTGGGAACGGCGCGAGCGTTCGAGATCAGTCGCACAGCCGGTGCCTTTGCCTCCCTGGGAATGGGGCTTACAGGGGTGTTCACCGCGCTGATTCTGCCGCTGGCGTTTCGCCTTTGGTAA
- a CDS encoding YaeQ family protein yields MALKATIFKATLNIADMDRHYYGDHHLTIARHPSETDERMMIRLLAFILNASESLEFTKGISTDDEPDLWQKSLSDEIELWIELGLPDESRLRKACNRADQVILYTYGGRAVPLWWEKHQGKLTRFDNLTIIDLPTDDTESLAALAERGMNLQCTVQDGTVNIGNDDTLVSVTPLPLYPE; encoded by the coding sequence ATGGCGCTCAAGGCAACCATCTTTAAAGCAACACTGAACATCGCGGATATGGACCGGCACTATTACGGTGACCACCACCTCACCATCGCCCGCCACCCGTCCGAGACCGACGAGCGCATGATGATACGCCTGCTGGCTTTCATACTGAACGCCAGCGAGAGCCTGGAATTCACCAAAGGGATCAGCACGGACGACGAGCCGGATCTGTGGCAAAAAAGCCTGAGCGACGAGATCGAACTGTGGATCGAGCTCGGCCTGCCCGACGAGAGCCGCCTGCGCAAGGCCTGCAACCGGGCGGATCAGGTTATCCTGTACACCTACGGTGGCCGCGCCGTGCCACTGTGGTGGGAGAAACACCAGGGCAAACTGACTCGCTTCGACAACCTCACCATCATCGACCTGCCGACTGACGACACCGAATCTCTGGCTGCCCTGGCTGAGCGCGGCATGAACCTGCAATGCACCGTCCAGGACGGCACCGTCAATATTGGCAATGACGACACGCTCGTCAGTGTGACACCCCTGCCGCTCTACCCTGAGTAA